The proteins below are encoded in one region of Amycolatopsis magusensis:
- a CDS encoding glycosyltransferase family 39 protein, with the protein MTATTAREARTTASTRWPVWTLAGICVLAALLYAWGFASGSWGNTYYTAGVKAMSSGFTDFLFGAYDPAGAVSVDKPPMSLWPQVVSVWIFGYHGWAILLPQVLAGVGAVFLLHRTVRRWAGEASGLFAALLLALTPITVAVNQVNLPDTLLVLLLVAAAYAVTRSIEDGRHTGWLLWSAFFVGCAFTTKMLQAWIVVPGLAAAFLVGASGPVRRKLLDLLAAGLVLFVSSFWWPALRDWWPGEKPYMASTADGTAMDLIFGYNGFGRLFGAEGGAAVATQAGGGNVGVAGGASGVTRMFGAAGGGQISWLLPLALLVLVLAAVGFRKAGREWRAGWVLWGGWLLLAGLLFSFAQGVMHPYTATMLAPAVAALCAAGIPLLWRAYRGDTAAWVLLPLAVAGTAAWAWVVISRNLAWHGWLRWAVLVAGVAAVLVLVLAKRRAELRRPALVLTLTAIVLAPAVWSVGTAVDGNRIGVLPSAGPLSELFAKLKGSPGGFGGLLTADLSQENRRILAYAKENSGGAEIVLAVERGSTAASPFLIHTDETVVALGGYAGADPAPSPARLSDWVAQGRLRFVLSSLGQGPSAPAQQERAAWLERRCVVVDPAAYGGQPTQKLFSCT; encoded by the coding sequence ATGACCGCCACGACCGCACGGGAAGCCAGGACGACCGCGAGCACGCGCTGGCCGGTCTGGACGCTGGCCGGGATCTGCGTGCTGGCCGCGCTGCTCTACGCCTGGGGCTTCGCCTCGGGCAGCTGGGGCAACACGTACTACACCGCCGGTGTCAAAGCGATGTCGTCCGGCTTCACCGACTTCCTCTTCGGCGCCTACGACCCGGCGGGCGCGGTTTCGGTGGACAAGCCGCCGATGTCGTTGTGGCCGCAGGTGGTGTCGGTGTGGATCTTCGGCTACCACGGCTGGGCCATCCTGCTGCCGCAGGTGCTCGCCGGGGTCGGCGCGGTGTTCCTGCTGCACCGGACCGTGCGCCGCTGGGCCGGGGAAGCCAGCGGGCTGTTCGCCGCGCTGCTGCTCGCGCTCACCCCGATCACCGTCGCGGTCAACCAGGTGAACCTGCCCGACACGCTGCTGGTGCTGCTGCTGGTCGCCGCCGCGTATGCGGTCACGCGCTCGATCGAGGACGGGCGGCACACCGGCTGGCTGCTGTGGTCGGCGTTCTTTGTCGGCTGCGCGTTCACCACGAAGATGCTGCAGGCGTGGATCGTGGTGCCCGGGCTGGCCGCGGCGTTCCTGGTCGGCGCGAGCGGTCCGGTCCGGCGCAAGCTGCTCGACCTGCTCGCCGCCGGGCTGGTGCTGTTCGTGTCCTCGTTCTGGTGGCCCGCCCTGCGTGACTGGTGGCCGGGCGAGAAGCCGTACATGGCCAGCACCGCCGACGGCACCGCGATGGACCTGATCTTCGGCTACAACGGCTTCGGCAGGCTGTTCGGCGCCGAGGGCGGGGCCGCGGTCGCGACGCAGGCGGGCGGCGGGAACGTCGGTGTGGCCGGTGGGGCTTCGGGCGTCACGCGGATGTTCGGCGCCGCGGGCGGTGGGCAGATCTCCTGGCTGCTGCCGCTGGCTCTGCTCGTGCTGGTGCTTGCCGCGGTCGGCTTCCGCAAGGCCGGGCGCGAATGGCGTGCGGGCTGGGTGCTGTGGGGTGGCTGGCTGCTGCTGGCCGGACTGCTGTTCAGCTTCGCGCAGGGCGTGATGCACCCGTACACCGCGACCATGCTGGCGCCCGCGGTCGCGGCGTTGTGCGCGGCCGGGATTCCCCTGCTGTGGCGGGCTTATCGCGGGGACACGGCCGCGTGGGTGCTGCTGCCGCTCGCGGTGGCGGGCACCGCGGCCTGGGCGTGGGTGGTGATTTCGCGCAACCTCGCGTGGCACGGCTGGCTCCGCTGGGCCGTGCTGGTGGCCGGGGTCGCGGCCGTGCTCGTGCTGGTGCTCGCGAAGCGCCGGGCCGAACTGCGCCGGCCCGCGCTGGTGCTCACGCTGACCGCGATCGTGCTCGCCCCCGCGGTGTGGTCGGTCGGCACCGCGGTGGACGGCAACCGGATCGGGGTGCTGCCTTCGGCCGGGCCGCTCAGCGAACTGTTCGCCAAGCTGAAGGGCAGCCCCGGTGGGTTCGGCGGCCTGCTGACCGCCGACCTCAGCCAGGAGAACCGGCGGATCCTGGCTTATGCCAAGGAGAACAGCGGCGGTGCGGAGATCGTGCTGGCGGTCGAACGGGGATCGACCGCGGCCTCGCCGTTCCTCATCCACACCGACGAGACGGTGGTCGCGCTGGGCGGTTACGCCGGGGCCGATCCGGCGCCCTCGCCCGCGCGCCTGTCCGACTGGGTGGCGCAGGGCAGGCTGCGGTTCGTGCTGAGCAGCCTCGGGCAGGGGCCGAGCGCGCCGGCCCAGCAGGAGCGCGCGGCGTGGCTGGAGCGCCGGTGCGTGGTGGTCGACCCCGCCGCTTACGGCGGGCAGCCCACCCAGAAGTTGTTCAGCTGCACCTAG
- a CDS encoding CDP-alcohol phosphatidyltransferase family protein: protein MHTTAFPLGREATGWLLGQLVVLTTLGVHVGAGPVAWLAAAAYTAALWGALTTAFGSPWELGPANRVTVGRAALVGGVVLLVAEAVVTGSTAHTALLVVLASVALALDAVDGQVARRTGSESALGARFDMEVDAFLILVLSVAAAVVTGPWVLVIGAMRYLFVAASWFASWLRAELPPDLWRKAVCAVQGVVLVVVTARVLPDLLSAVVAAVALAALLWSFGRDTGRLWQGRAAVAGARHGREFPPNLWTWGPAECAHRIART from the coding sequence ATGCACACGACTGCGTTCCCACTGGGCCGCGAGGCGACCGGCTGGCTGCTCGGACAACTGGTGGTGCTCACCACACTCGGCGTCCACGTGGGCGCCGGGCCGGTGGCCTGGCTGGCCGCGGCCGCGTACACCGCTGCCCTGTGGGGTGCGCTGACGACGGCGTTCGGCTCGCCGTGGGAGCTCGGACCGGCGAACCGGGTCACCGTCGGGCGGGCGGCGCTCGTCGGCGGTGTGGTGCTGCTCGTGGCCGAGGCCGTGGTCACCGGGTCGACCGCGCACACCGCGTTGCTGGTGGTCCTCGCTTCGGTCGCGCTCGCGCTGGACGCGGTGGACGGGCAGGTGGCGCGGCGCACCGGCAGCGAGTCGGCGCTCGGCGCCCGGTTCGACATGGAGGTCGACGCCTTCCTGATCCTGGTGCTCAGCGTGGCGGCGGCCGTGGTGACCGGGCCGTGGGTGCTGGTCATCGGCGCGATGCGGTACCTGTTCGTCGCGGCTTCGTGGTTCGCGTCGTGGTTGCGGGCGGAGCTGCCACCGGACCTGTGGCGCAAGGCGGTGTGCGCGGTCCAGGGCGTCGTGCTGGTCGTGGTGACCGCGCGGGTGCTGCCGGACCTGCTTTCCGCGGTCGTCGCCGCCGTGGCGCTCGCCGCGCTGCTGTGGTCGTTCGGCCGTGACACCGGCCGGTTGTGGCAGGGACGCGCGGCCGTCGCCGGCGCGCGGCACGGTCGGGAATTTCCGCCTAACCTTTGGACATGGGGACCCGCCGAGTGCGCACACCGGATCGCGAGGACCTGA
- a CDS encoding threonine ammonia-lyase, with protein MGTRRVRTPDREDLNRAWRTISARLAPTPLVAGDDGISLKLESLQPTGAFKVRGALNALTALPEHVVPVTASAGSHGLGVAYAAKLLGRHATVVVPGNASPAKVAALRGFDVELVEVGTSYDDAERHALELAANGAHFLSPYNDPDVIAGQGTIGGELGEQVSGPMTVVCPIGGGGLVSGLGLWASTREDVRIIGVEAERSTAVSASVRAGRVVEVPIGETIADGIAGGIEPGSVTVGLVAAHVHELVTVTEAEIRAGMRYLLAGRGVAAEGAGATAVAALLAGKAKARGTTVALVTGRNITLPALTAAVH; from the coding sequence ATGGGGACCCGCCGAGTGCGCACACCGGATCGCGAGGACCTGAACCGCGCCTGGCGTACCATCTCCGCCCGGCTCGCCCCGACCCCGCTGGTCGCGGGCGACGACGGGATCTCGCTGAAACTCGAATCCCTGCAACCGACCGGCGCGTTCAAGGTCCGCGGTGCGCTCAACGCGTTGACCGCGCTGCCCGAGCACGTGGTGCCGGTGACCGCGTCCGCGGGCAGCCACGGCCTCGGGGTCGCCTACGCGGCCAAGCTGCTCGGCCGCCACGCCACCGTGGTGGTCCCCGGCAATGCCTCACCGGCCAAGGTCGCCGCGCTCCGCGGGTTCGACGTCGAATTGGTCGAAGTGGGCACTTCCTACGACGACGCCGAACGGCACGCACTGGAACTGGCCGCGAATGGCGCGCATTTCCTTTCGCCGTACAACGACCCGGACGTGATCGCGGGTCAGGGCACGATCGGCGGCGAACTCGGCGAGCAGGTTTCCGGCCCGATGACCGTGGTGTGCCCGATCGGTGGTGGCGGCCTGGTGTCCGGGCTGGGTTTGTGGGCGTCCACGCGCGAGGACGTCCGGATCATCGGGGTCGAGGCCGAGCGGTCGACCGCGGTGTCGGCGAGCGTTCGCGCGGGCCGGGTGGTCGAGGTCCCGATCGGTGAGACCATCGCCGACGGCATCGCGGGCGGGATCGAACCCGGCTCGGTCACCGTCGGCCTGGTCGCCGCGCACGTGCACGAACTGGTCACCGTCACCGAGGCGGAAATCCGCGCGGGCATGCGTTACCTGCTCGCCGGGCGCGGCGTGGCCGCCGAGGGCGCCGGAGCCACGGCGGTCGCCGCTTTGCTTGCGGGCAAAGCGAAAGCGCGCGGCACGACGGTCGCGCTGGTCACCGGGCGCAACATCACCCTGCCCGCGCTCACCGCCGCCGTGCACTAA
- a CDS encoding bifunctional glycosyltransferase family 2/GtrA family protein: protein MPRSAEATPIPAAAPISLSTTTVDIVVPVYNEERALTGTVEVLRSYLRENFPYDWTITVMDNGSEDGTLEVANALAHNDERVRVLHLDVAGRGRALREAWGASDADVVVYMDADLSTGLDALLPLVAPLANGHSDLAIGSRHAPGARTVRGLQREFISRSYNALIRFTHGARFRDAQCGFKAARAEIIRPLLPHVHDDGWFFDTELLLLAEHNGLRVHEVPVDWIEDVDTRVEVTSTAWHDIRGLIRVARSKARGTARVDELPQRPEPRPIHPDPVLGRSAGALSWQLLSFAIVGAISTVATLTLYAIFREWMPLLLANLAALTITTLFNTEANRRYTFAGRRQSTGRVHFQGIIVFALYYGFTSGALLLLHWLAPDASRALELAVLLVSSLLGTTGRFLLLRNWVFRRKEAVE from the coding sequence ATGCCAAGATCCGCCGAGGCGACGCCGATTCCGGCCGCCGCACCCATTTCCCTGAGCACCACCACGGTGGACATCGTGGTGCCGGTCTACAACGAGGAACGCGCACTCACCGGCACGGTCGAGGTGCTGCGGTCCTACCTGCGCGAGAACTTCCCGTACGACTGGACCATCACGGTGATGGACAACGGCAGCGAGGACGGCACGCTCGAAGTGGCCAACGCGCTGGCGCACAACGACGAGCGCGTCCGGGTGCTGCACCTGGACGTGGCCGGTCGCGGCCGCGCCCTGCGCGAGGCGTGGGGCGCGAGCGACGCGGACGTGGTGGTCTACATGGACGCCGACCTGTCCACCGGGCTCGACGCGCTGCTGCCGCTGGTCGCCCCGCTGGCGAACGGGCACTCCGACCTGGCGATCGGCTCCCGGCACGCCCCCGGCGCGCGGACCGTCCGCGGCCTGCAGCGCGAGTTCATCTCCCGGTCCTACAACGCGTTGATCCGGTTCACCCACGGCGCCCGGTTCCGCGACGCGCAGTGCGGGTTCAAGGCGGCGCGCGCCGAGATCATCCGCCCGCTGCTGCCGCACGTGCACGACGACGGCTGGTTCTTCGACACCGAACTGCTGCTGCTCGCCGAGCACAACGGCCTGCGCGTGCACGAGGTGCCGGTCGACTGGATCGAGGACGTGGACACCAGGGTGGAGGTGACCAGCACGGCCTGGCACGACATCCGCGGCCTGATCCGGGTGGCCCGGTCGAAGGCCCGCGGCACCGCCCGCGTCGACGAGCTGCCGCAGCGGCCGGAGCCGCGGCCGATCCACCCCGATCCGGTGCTCGGCCGCAGTGCCGGCGCGCTTTCCTGGCAATTGCTCTCGTTCGCCATTGTCGGCGCCATTTCCACCGTCGCCACCTTGACCCTCTACGCCATTTTCCGGGAATGGATGCCACTGCTGCTGGCCAATTTGGCGGCATTGACGATCACCACCCTGTTCAACACCGAAGCGAATCGCCGTTACACCTTCGCCGGGCGCAGGCAGTCCACCGGCCGGGTGCATTTCCAGGGGATCATCGTCTTCGCGTTGTACTACGGGTTCACCTCGGGGGCGCTGCTGCTGTTGCACTGGCTGGCGCCGGACGCCTCGCGCGCGCTGGAACTCGCGGTGCTGCTGGTGTCCTCGCTGCTCGGCACCACGGGCCGGTTCCTGTTGCTGCGCAACTGGGTCTTCCGCCGCAAGGAGGCGGTGGAATGA